A window of the Lactuca sativa cultivar Salinas chromosome 7, Lsat_Salinas_v11, whole genome shotgun sequence genome harbors these coding sequences:
- the LOC111914579 gene encoding receptor-like protein 7, whose amino-acid sequence MEKPLHVFLLILMLYVLQSTLATKFSSSRESLAHDDECSMLFQFKEHISINQSASSDPHAYPKVASWKLNTSDCCFWDGIECSEKSSGHVIGLDLSSSLLYGPIKSNNSLFNLIHLRTLNLADNDFQFSQIPSGIGRLLHLANLNLSYSLFGGQIPNEITQLTQLVSLDLTGNPLTLQAFSFKNLVQNITDTLRELILSGVNIDSEVPDIFTNTSSITSLVLRDCGLRGEFPTGIFHLPMLQHLDMRGNHDLSGYLPKFHAKSQLKDLILAEKNFMACYRRPLPGSIGNLTQLTLLRLDHNRFWGRIPSLVSLSKLSYLILSSNEFDGRNLSEWLGKLPNLLHLDLRLNNLSCEIPSSIGNQTQLRQLYLNYNNMVGEIPSSLANLTHLTDLILGFNDFTGRIPSLESLSNLNVLYLSLNNFDRWKLPDWIGKLNKLTYLQLVAVNLYGEIPSSIFNLTQVEDLLLSSNQIDGRVPPFPSTITKLTSLILQNNQLKGPIPRSLLNLQNLEAIVLNDNNINTTVEVDIFLGLRNLKLLTLGGNRITLSVMTNITSDMLPKFEILKLESCNMKVFPDFLRFQDQLQEVYLDNNKIGGLIPEWMWNVSKETLQTLSLSKNSLIGFEQHWPVLPWVGLRLLDLSHNMLHGSIPVPSSTTMNYLVSNNKLSGKIPPSICDLHSLHLLDLSFNNISGSIPPCLEKLNSSLLVLNLRGNTLQGTIPNAFSNGSKLLMINLSENQLEGKIPRSLENCASLQILDLGNNRMEDMFPFWLGALSDLQVLILRFNKFHGALKIPSKTSSTFSKLRIIDLSFNSFSGDLPHQYFQDWSAMKETKQNAAYMQANVDILGERYIWLGNYSYSMNMTNKGVKTEYEKVLNIFIAVDLSSNKFQGDIPEAIKALSNLQLLNLSNNELSGTIPSSMGYLTNLESLDLSSNKLSGKIPQALVQLNFLAFLNVSFNKLIGPIPQGGQFNTFLNMSYMGNSALCGDPLSKDCGDPKVSERPTISSAEGSWSDFPSGFDWVFIVSGVASGLVIGVLFGGHLTTERHGWDYTGYNLFTDLFLLSSLLLNISISQILGRHIQITLNGRGFQRHLTNKVALQDLFRFFQLQFIELIFVAKIYLFSPFVLLGLYALKQSDACCLGIAIYVSEDARSVSLREYGTAPDIKVFFMQVNNGILIKSWFNNPSHCALITLLPFLETLADAIPIANTGFCSKDIENARGEDSWTEIYVLDMPAYEA is encoded by the exons ATGGAAAAACCATTGCATGTGTTTTTGTTGATACTTATGCTATATGTTCTTCAATCCACATTGGCAACTAAGTTTTCATCTTCACGTGAATCATTGGCACATGATGACGAGTGCTCTATGTTATTCCAGTTCAAGGAGCACATCTCTATAAACCAATCTGCATCCTCTGATCCTCATGCTTATCCAAAGGTTGCTTCATGGAAGCTCAACACGAGCGATTGTTGCTTTTGGGATGGGATTGAATGCAGTGAGAAAAGCTCAGGTCATGTGATAGGTCTTGACTTAAGTAGCAGCTTACTTTATGGCCCCATTAAATCCAACAACTCTCTCTTCAACCTCATCCACCTTCGAACCCTAAACCTTGCAGATAACGATTTCCAATTCTCACAAATTCCATCTGGAATAGGACGTCTCTTGCATTTAGCAAATCTAAATCTCTCCTATTCTCTTTTCGGTGGTCAAATCCCGAATGAAATCACACAACTTACCCAATTGGTTTCCTTGGATCTAACTGGAAACCCATTAACGCTACAAGCTTTTAGCTTCAAAAACCTAGTTCAAAACATAACGGATACTCTGAGAGAACTCATTCTCTCAGGGGTCAACATAGATTCTGAGGTGCCTGATATCTTCACCAACACCTCTTCCATAACATCACTCGTTCTTAgagattgtgggcttaggggtgAATTCCCAACAGGTATATTTCATCTACCAATGCTGCAACATCTTGACATGCGTGGTAACCATGATCTTTCTGGTTATTTACCAAAGTTTCATGCTAAAAGTCAACTTAAAGATCTGATTCTCGCTGAAAAAAATTTCATGGCATGCTACCGAC GGCCTCTTCCTGGATCAATCGGCAACCTAACACAACTTACACTTTTGAGGCTCGATCATAATAGGTTTTGGGGGCGTATTCCGTCTTTGGTCAGCCTATCAAAACTCAGTTATCTGATACTTTCCTCCAATGAATTTGACGGAAGGAACCTCTCTGAATGGCTTGGTAAGCTTCCAAACCTCTTACATTTGGACCTTAGGCTTAACAATCTAAGCTGTGAGATCCCATCATCTATTGGGAATCAAACACAACTTAGACAACTTTACCTCAACTACAACAACATGGTTGGTGAAATACCATCCTCACTTGCGAACCTAACACACCTTACAGACCTGATCCTCGGGTTTAATGACTTCACAGGCCGAATTCCCTCTTTAGAAAGCCTCTCAAACCTCAACGTTTTGTACCTCTCCCTCAATAATTTTGATAGATGGAAGCTTCCTGATTGGATTGGTAAGCTAAATAAGCTTACTTATTTGCAACTTGTTGCTGTCAACCTGTATGGTGAGATCCCATCATCAATTTTTAACTTGACCCAAGTTGAAGATTTATTACTCTCATCGAATCAAATTGATGGTCGGGTCCCACCTTTTCCAAGTACCATAACAAAGCTAACGAGCTTAATCCTTCAAAACAATCAACTGAAAGGCCCCATCCCAAGGTCATTGCTGAATCTCCAAAATCTAGAAGCAATTGTGTtgaatgataataacatcaacaCCACAGTGGAGGTTGACATTTTCCTTGGTCTCAGGAATCTCAAGCTTCTCACTCTAGGGGGAAATAGAATCACACTTTCTGTCATGACCAACATTACCAGTGACATGCTACCAAAGTTTGAAATCTTAAAGTTGGAATCCTGTAACATGAAAGTCTTCCCTGACTTTCTTAGATTTCAAGATCAACTGCAGGAAGTGTATCTCGATAACAATAAAATTGGTGGGCTAATACCCGAGTGGATGTGGAATGTTAGCAAAGAAACACTACAAACACTTTCTCTTTCCAAAAATTCCTTAATTGGTTTTGAGCAGCATTGGCCAGTTCTTCCTTGGGTTGGTTTACGTTTATTAGACCTGAGTCACAATATGTTGCATGGATCGATCCCAGTGCCATCATCAACCACCATGAACTATTTGGTATCAAACAATAAGTTGTCTGGCAAAATTCCTCCATCCATATGTGATTTGCACTCTCTCCATTTGCTTGATTTGTCGTTTAACAACATTAGTGGCTCAATTCCTCCATGCTTGGAGAAACTAAATAGTTCGTTGTTAGTGCTGAATCTTAGGGGTAACACTTTACAAGGAACCATTCCCAATGCTTTCAGTAATGGAAGCAAGCTTCTAATGATCAATTTAAGTGAAAATCAATTAGAGGGAAAGATACCAAGATCATTGGAAAACTGTGCGTCACTCCAGATCCTTGATCTTGGAAATAATCGCATGGAAGACATGTTTCCCTTCTGGTTGGGAGCACTTTCAGACTTACAAGTTCTCATACTTCGGTTCAACAAATTTCATGGTGCTTTAAAGATACCAAGTAAAACCAGCTCCACATTCTCAAAGTTACGCATCATCGACCTCTCATTTAATTCATTTTCTGGTGATCTGCCACATCAGTACTTCCAGGATTGGTCAGCAATGAAGGAGACAAAACAAAATGCAGCATATATGCAAGCAAATGTTGATATTTTGGGGGAAAGGTACATCTGGTTAGGAAATTATTCATACTCGATGAATATGACTAACAAAGGTGTAAAGACGGAGTATGAGAAAGTTTTGAATATCTTTATAGCGGTTGATCTCTCAAGCAATAAGTTCCAGGGGGACATTCCAGAAGCCATTAAAGCCCTTAGTAATCTTCAGTTGCTCAACCTTTCCAATAATGAGCTTTCTGGTACCATTCCATCATCCATGGGGTACTTGACTAATCTTGAATCATTGGATCTTTCTAGTAACAAACTCTCTGGAAAGATTCCTCAAGCGCTAGTACAACTGAATTTTCTCGCATTCTTAAATGTATCCTTCAACAAACTCATTGGCCCCATACCTCAAGGTGGACAGTTCAATACCTTTCTGAACATGTCTTACATGGGAAATTCAGCACTTTGTGGTGACCCTTTATCTAAGGATTGTGGGGATCCAAAAGTATCAGAGCGTCCAACAATCTCATCAGCTGAAGGTTCTTGGTCTGACTTCCCAAGTGGATTTGATTGGGTTTTTATTGTTTCAGGAGTTGCAAGTGGTCTAGTGATAGGGGTTCTTTTTGGAGGCCATCTAACCACAG AAAGACATGGTTGGGATTACACTGGATACAACCTTTTTACAGATTTGTTCTTGTTATCATCTTTGCTTTTGAACATTTCAATTTCCCAAATTTT GGGAAGGCATATCCAGATAACTTTAAATGGAAGGGGCTTTCAAAGACACCTGACAAATAAAGTGGCTTTACAAGACTTGTTCAGGTTCTTTCAATTGCAATTT ATAGAACTTATATTTGTGGCAAAGATTTATCTTTTTTCTCCTTTTGTCTTATTGGGGTTGTATGCTTTGAAGCAGTCAGATGCTTGTTGCTTAG GCATTGCTA TTTATGTTAGTGAAGATGCAAGATCTGTTTCTTTACGTGAGTATGGCACTGCACCTGATATTAAG GTTTTCTTCATGCAAGTCAATAATGGGATTCTAATAAAGAGTTGGTTTAATAATCCATCCCATTGTGCATTAATTACACTTCTGCCCTTCCTTGAGACACTAGCAGATGCCATTCCTATAG CCAACACAGGATTCTGTAGCAAAGACATTGAAAATGCTAGAGGAGAAGATTCATGGACGG AAATTTAT GTGCTTGATATGCCTGCTTATGAGGCTTGA